The Megalops cyprinoides isolate fMegCyp1 chromosome 10, fMegCyp1.pri, whole genome shotgun sequence genome window below encodes:
- the LOC118784999 gene encoding type 2 phosphatidylinositol 4,5-bisphosphate 4-phosphatase-like gives MASDGMDERSPLLSEPKSGNVTPTAPPYLGNTSPRAELPPPYTAIASPDAGGVPVINCRVCQSLINLDGKLHQHVVKCTICNEATPIKNPPTGKKYVRCPCNCLLICKDTSRRIGCPRPNCRRVINLSPVMVIPEEQPAQPALPVQPEGMRVVCGHCGNTFLWMELRFNTLAKCPHCKKISSVGSALPRRRCCAYITVGMICIFIGVGLTVGTQDFARRYHATYVSWALAYLLGLVCLVRACYWGIIKVSYPENSFA, from the exons ATGGCCTCCGATGGTATGGATGAGCGATCTCCGCTGCTGTCAGAACCGAAATCCGGGAATGTCACTCCTACGGCACCACCGTACCTGGGGAACACCAGTCCAAGAG CTGAGCTCCCTCCCCCGTACACAGCGATCGCCAGTCCCGATGCGGGGGGCGTGCCCGTCATTAATTGCCGCGTGTGTCAGTCTCTCATCAACCTGGACGGGAAGCTGCACCAGCATGTGGTGAAATGCACCATCTGTAATGAGGCCACG CCCATCAAAAACCCACCCACTGGCAAAAAGTACGTGAGGTGTCCATGTAATTGCCTTCTAATCTGTAAAGACACATCCCGAAGGATAGGATGTCCAAGACCCAACTG CAGACGTGTCATCAACCTGAGCCCCGTGATGGTGATCCCAGAGGAGCAGCCAGCCCAGCCAGCCCTGCCAGTACAGCCTGAGGGCATGCGTGTTGTCTGCGGGCACTGTGGCAACACATTCCTC TGGATGGAGCTCAGATTTAACACATTGGCCAAGTgtccacactgcaaaaaaat ATCCTCAGTTGGGAGTGCCCTCCCGCGAAGGCGCTGCTGTGCTTATATTACTGTTGGCATGATCTGCATCTTCATTGGTGTTGGCTTAACT GTGGGAACCCAGGACTTTGCCAGACGTTACCACGCCACATATGTGTCCTGGGCTTTGGCATACCTGTTGGGTCTGGTCTGTCTGGTGCGGGCCTGTTACTGGGGAATCATTAAAGTCAGCTATCCAGAGAACAGCTTTGCATAG
- the gra gene encoding uncharacterized protein C8orf88 homolog — MEVSRRRIYSKPLQPARPLRRLNTDQEPLRNDGTETFACAHADDNPVKSIGVDQLYEIIHLHTQSHQKPKKQRISYSREFLIKLASSPIAKRRPDFLPEHPVVLEKPREPDVSWLCH, encoded by the exons ATGGAAGTATCAAGGAGAAGAATTTACAGCAAGCCCCTCCAGCCAGCAAGGCCCCTTCGTCGTTTAAATACTGATCAAG AGCCTCTGAGAAATGACGGAACAGAGACGTTTGCATGCGCACACGCAGACGACAACCCA GTGAAGAGCATTGGTGTGGATCAACTGTACGAAATCATCCATTTACATACCCAGAGTCACCAAAAACCCAAGAAAC AGAGAATCTCTTACAGCAGAGAGTTTCTGATTAAGTTGGCCAGCTCACCTATTGCGAAGAGGAGGCCTGATTTTTTACCAGAACATCCCGTTGTTTTGGAGAAGCCG